A window of Mycoplasmopsis equigenitalium genomic DNA:
CACCTTTATTGATACACTTTCACTTTCGAGGATTATATCTAAAGACAATGATAAACATACACTTGGCGCAGTAGCAAAACGTCTTGGTATAACATACAACACAACTGAAGCGCACCGTGGTGATTACGATGCCGAAGTTTTGGCTAAAATTTGAATCGTCTTTAAAAATCTTTTAATCAATAAAAAAATTACAACTATAACACAACTAAGTCAGTTAAAATATCGTGGTTTTGTTCCAAACTTTCTAACTTCAGAAGTAAGTGTTTTGGTTAAAAATCAAGAGGGGCTAAAAGAACTTTATAAATTAATTTCACAAGCGCACACCGACTTAATTGAACACAAAATGAGCAAAAACCCTTTAATATTTTTTGATAAACTAAAGGGCTCACAAAACTTGTTATTAGGATCATCAACTCTTCGAAGCGATCTTTACGATTGTTTATTTTATCGCTCCCTTTCTGCAGTTAGAAAAGAACTTGAAAATTATGATTATATTGAAATTACACCTCCTCATAATTTCACTTATTTAGAGGATAAATTTTCAAAAGAGCAAATTAAAAAATTACTAAAAATTTTAGTTAAAGAAGCAACCAAAATGGGTAAATTGGTTATTGCTGTTTCTGATGCGAGATATGTCTATCCACATGAACAAGAAATTCATAAAGTTTTAATTCATACAAGTGGTGTAGGAAACTCAAAACACTATCTATACAACTATAAAAAGGCACAAGAAGGAACTTTACTTTACCCACTTCAATTTGTTCCCACAACCAACCAAATGATTGACTACTTTAAGTTTTTAAGTGACCCCAAATTAATCAATGACATTGTTGTCGAAAACACGTATAAATTAGCAGAACAAATAAATCAAATTACAATTTTTGAAAACAAATTATTTACCCCAATTTACGATAATTCTGATGTTAAATTAAAAGAACTTGTTTATAAAAACGCGCATAAACAATACGGAGAAAAATTACCAAAAATTATTGAGTCTAGAATTGAAAAAGAAATTAATCCTATTTTAAAATATGGTTTTTCTGTTATTTATTGAATCGCAAGCAAACTAATTCAAAAAACAAGAAATGATGGGTATCTCGCTGGTAGTCGTGGTAGTGTTGGTTCTTCGCTTGTCGCTGCTCTTGCTGGTATTACCGAAATCAATCCACTTCCGCCTCACTACATTTGTAAAAAATGTAAATATTTCGAACTTTTAGAAAAAACTGATTACACTTCTGGTTTCGATTTACCAAATAAAATGTGTCCAAATTGTCATACCGATTTATACAAAGATGGACAATTAATTCCTTTTGAAACATTTTTAGGTTTCAACGCAGACAAAGTTCCTGATATTGATCTTAACTTCCCTGGTGAATATCAACCAATTATTCACGAGGAAGTTAAGAAAATGTTTGGTGAACACCACACATTTCGTGCTGGCACAATTTTGGCAGCACAATACAAAACTTGTTTTGGTTATGTAAAAACTTATGCCCAAGAAATTAGAAAACCTATGACTTATGGTTTCACTAAATATCTAGCATCTTCGATCGAAGGAACCAAAAGAACATCAGGACAACATGCGGGTGGTATTGTTGTTGTTCCAAAAGAATATGATGTCGAAGATTTTACTCCAATCAACTACCCAAGTAATGATGAAAAAAGTGAATGAAAAACAACTCACTTCAACTTTGAAGCGATTCACGAATCATTATTAAAACTAGACTTATTAGGTCATAAAGATCCAACCGCTATTAAAATGCTTGAGCGTTTAACTAAAATTAGCTTCTCTGAAATCCCTAATATGGATGAAAAAGTTTTATCACTTTTTAGATCTTCGAAAGCACTGAATATCGAACCAGGAACAATTGGAAAAGATACAACCGGCGCAATTGGTCTTCCAGAATTTGGTACTTCATTTGTTCGTCAAATGTTAGCAGAAGTGCAAGTCGAGTCGTTTGCAGACTTAATTTCTGTTTCAGGATTAAGTCATGGTACTAATGTATGACTTAATAATGCTCAGAATTTAATTAAAGAAGGAAATAAAAAAATTAAAGATGTTATTTCTTGTCGTGACGACGTAATGAACTACTTAATGAAAAAAGGAATTAAACCACTTGTTGCATTCCAAATTATGGAAAATGTTCGGAAGAAAAATGGAACAGTAACACCGGAACAAGAAGAAATTTTAAAGAAAAATA
This region includes:
- a CDS encoding PolC-type DNA polymerase III, whose translation is MTNDSARELETKSFFLLICKKLKIDVNWNQFKVIKLYGDFDVEKGWIRELDLTFDTIPNSVEFKKFWAVLNKDDPFGNNLIINVKTPVYTAGNFTTYLWHFYEQVADRLTTEECLLFRKYFGNSFNFEQNGKITFSFENDELKTAFEKIKDDMLKLIHDTGFKTVRFYVTKKKNHDELFEVLEQQKSDNFKNGIYEEIEEEPLSNFSRTFKNTSYQYFKRTISEINMTEDTNIKERVIVRGTIFGNVEYKPVKNGSIMFVFNITDYKDAISFVGFAREKEMIEEFKKLKTGQSYEFKGTTQFKTLGTLQEWNILLNSFHEIDPLISLEKDKTKKPRIEFNVKSNMTVLDGFKPAKAIAKELKEMGLRGMALMDVDSVQNFPEFNNFSTNSVDFSKFYGSTFTTIKQLNNIVLKRSECEENLDDNEYIVFDVETTGLSPILDEVIEFGASVVKGKSIIKNYQFLIKPTHPVSEEITKLTGITNEMLESGLSQKEGIEKIYNIVKNKVTVAHNAAFDMNVILQKFEEYGFDDGNTTFIDTLSLSRIISKDNDKHTLGAVAKRLGITYNTTEAHRGDYDAEVLAKIWIVFKNLLINKKITTITQLSQLKYRGFVPNFLTSEVSVLVKNQEGLKELYKLISQAHTDLIEHKMSKNPLIFFDKLKGSQNLLLGSSTLRSDLYDCLFYRSLSAVRKELENYDYIEITPPHNFTYLEDKFSKEQIKKLLKILVKEATKMGKLVIAVSDARYVYPHEQEIHKVLIHTSGVGNSKHYLYNYKKAQEGTLLYPLQFVPTTNQMIDYFKFLSDPKLINDIVVENTYKLAEQINQITIFENKLFTPIYDNSDVKLKELVYKNAHKQYGEKLPKIIESRIEKEINPILKYGFSVIYWIASKLIQKTRNDGYLAGSRGSVGSSLVAALAGITEINPLPPHYICKKCKYFELLEKTDYTSGFDLPNKMCPNCHTDLYKDGQLIPFETFLGFNADKVPDIDLNFPGEYQPIIHEEVKKMFGEHHTFRAGTILAAQYKTCFGYVKTYAQEIRKPMTYGFTKYLASSIEGTKRTSGQHAGGIVVVPKEYDVEDFTPINYPSNDEKSEWKTTHFNFEAIHESLLKLDLLGHKDPTAIKMLERLTKISFSEIPNMDEKVLSLFRSSKALNIEPGTIGKDTTGAIGLPEFGTSFVRQMLAEVQVESFADLISVSGLSHGTNVWLNNAQNLIKEGNKKIKDVISCRDDVMNYLMKKGIKPLVAFQIMENVRKKNGTVTPEQEEILKKNKIPDWYIESMKKIEYMFPKAHAAAYVLMGWRVAWFKLYKPLEHYATYFTVRAEEFDIKTLCKGKDAIAKKYERLLEKRNLKNELTTKEKETLTTLEVAYEMTLRGFSFDKICIEKSAATEWLIDYKNKKLIPPFTAIEGLGEAVAESIVNARKKAPFTSKEDLQKRTAINKTLFAEMDALGALNNLSNSEQFTLFDD